The following coding sequences lie in one Pungitius pungitius chromosome 18, fPunPun2.1, whole genome shotgun sequence genomic window:
- the si:busm1-57f23.1 gene encoding cystatin cpi-2, translating to MSLPLAVVICLSAIQLCLGDQPVEESVTTKKVPLLGGWYEKSPESTEVLEATQYAVKMHNTQSKTKKMFKLVSITSAQAQVTNRISFKINAVLGKTKCLKSDNADPNSCSLEKKHLKCKFEVKINPRKNKHELQDSKCRRMLNKDSTI from the exons ATGTCCCTCCCGTTGGCGGTGGTGATTTGCCTGTCGGCCATCCAGCTCTGTTTGGGAGATCAGCCCGTGGAGGAATCCGTCACCACAA AAAAGGTGCCTCTCCTGGGTGGCTGGTATGAAAAGAGCCCTGAATCCACTGAGGTTCTGGAGGCGACCCAATATGCTGTGAAGATGCACAACACTCAGTCCAAGACCAAGAAGATGTTCAAGCTGGTCTCCATCACCAGCGCTCAAGCACAG GTGACCAACAGGATCAGCTTTAAAATCAATGCTGTTCTGGGAAAAACCAAGTGTCTCAAGAGCGATAATGCTGACCCGAACAGTTGCAGTCTTGAGAAAAAG CATCTGAAGTGCAAGTTTGAGGTGAAGATCAACCCCCGCAAGAACAAACATGAGCTGCAGGACTCCAAGTGCAGGAGAATGCTGAATAAGGATTCAACTATTTAA